One genomic window of Polyangium aurulentum includes the following:
- a CDS encoding serine/threonine-protein kinase has product MKTSSSVRLEPGPASARCLACGRRVPRSGCPEHRSADEAGAEDAMFVSTVAPVAPRFPGYHTEHILGRGGFGTVYAARAEVDGTRVAIKLARTGMPEAAARLVRETAVLSAVGPPHVPAMLGSGALDSGTPYLVMELVGAPTLAETMLARAGPLHPRDATSIAMAALRALEGVHAAGYVHRDLKPENVLVDALGERAVLVDFGLARLAPAHRGGLVGLPRPSPQPQPMLEGATVQGAIVGTTEYMAPEQCEGLPDIDARVDIYAMGIILFELLTGRTPFFGPAALVREGHSSQRPPRPGAILPEPSAVISTALEDVVLRCLAKDPDERFPSASALRAALAAASAVPARRSRRVSVTPTIDLSPSSRTSAVISERRMVSLLCFESPLDGIALRRWVEPLGAQIVHAAAGRHVVAFGHEVDENPARKALEAARDLVARGACERVAVDLATVTVRTGPDGARRIVAPRIARENRFPLPTDPPGVSLSDAARAVLETTGVTPVATGLEVGAEEPTPTELLVSPPSSRVSPLQLVGRDELVEALVGAGRRAAEEPLPTIAVVVAEPGHGKSALRRSIAARLREAVPRGFVLDLSAHEPVGGALGPSLRELLQRALGLPAVPPEDGGRALLEALLGRERYAEGGAPLALSLGWIAQGEGDADAARSLAALEAAPGAIRTLLTVTAGEALRRRAFEGPLLVILDDAHFADDATLEILEHAALAEAGAPLFVCALGRPSFVEDRPAFGARAGNRAVFRMGPLDPASATALCRELLRPAENVPESALARIVARAQHVPLLIVELVRGLKAEGIVRQNPSGGGFFLATDELDRVPDLPLIEWLAHRELDALSPSARAHARLVAVLGAEVTIAEMDGVLRRLDRSGEGADFPLDARVGTERLVAAGVLSRPRGERYGFRHALVREAIARSVPEGLRRAVHLAAVEHYRASARPGDEGSLAQLAHHAEHAGEHALAEGAYLALAEASRARHDYLDAERFYTRVLDQWPDAARRGPSALRGRGLMRYRIGRYPDALADFALAREAARAGGDVLAEAEILLDEATALDWLGNYEASRERVELSRALPLGDAVPPALEARLLLGMGRSLHRFCREEEAASLLERALSVAEGLGEEAYETRVIALLLLGFILQGLARLSEASDALDRVVALCEAHGDRLHLAGAFNNRALLLALGGDKERMVADFERVLALGRELGQDSIEVMGHYNLGEYLYLWDDLAGAKPHVERALAIEERRTGGEPRAVIELLGARVGLHAGDLEAARSRAAQIRARAGGTLPVPAEDVLCAMIELSTEEGSAQQWQALEARSAEFSIGQERIEVIEARAIAAYRAGRAEEARGHLERAIEAAKTIPNVMGPRLARRMEELVREGAGWG; this is encoded by the coding sequence GTGAAGACCTCCTCGTCCGTGCGGCTCGAGCCCGGTCCGGCATCCGCGCGCTGCCTCGCATGCGGGCGCCGGGTGCCGCGCTCGGGCTGCCCCGAGCATCGGTCCGCGGACGAGGCAGGGGCCGAGGACGCGATGTTCGTGTCGACCGTGGCGCCCGTGGCGCCGCGGTTCCCCGGGTATCACACCGAGCACATCCTCGGCCGCGGCGGCTTCGGCACGGTGTACGCGGCGCGCGCCGAGGTCGACGGGACGCGCGTGGCCATCAAGCTCGCGCGCACGGGCATGCCCGAAGCCGCCGCGAGGCTCGTGCGCGAGACGGCCGTGCTCTCGGCCGTCGGACCGCCCCACGTGCCCGCCATGCTCGGCTCGGGCGCCCTCGACAGCGGAACGCCCTACCTCGTGATGGAGCTCGTCGGCGCGCCGACCCTCGCCGAGACCATGCTCGCCCGCGCGGGCCCGCTGCACCCGCGCGATGCCACGAGCATCGCCATGGCCGCGCTCCGAGCGCTCGAGGGCGTTCACGCGGCCGGCTACGTGCACAGGGATCTGAAGCCGGAGAACGTGCTGGTGGACGCGCTCGGCGAGCGCGCGGTGCTCGTCGATTTCGGCCTGGCGAGGCTCGCTCCCGCGCACCGGGGAGGGCTCGTCGGGCTGCCTCGCCCCTCGCCGCAGCCCCAGCCCATGCTCGAGGGCGCGACGGTCCAGGGCGCGATCGTCGGGACGACCGAGTACATGGCGCCAGAGCAATGCGAGGGTTTGCCCGACATCGACGCGCGCGTCGACATCTACGCGATGGGGATCATCCTCTTCGAGCTGCTCACGGGCCGGACGCCGTTCTTCGGGCCCGCGGCGCTCGTGCGCGAGGGGCACTCGAGCCAGAGGCCCCCGCGGCCCGGAGCGATCTTGCCCGAGCCCTCCGCGGTCATCTCGACGGCGCTCGAGGACGTCGTGCTGCGCTGCCTCGCCAAGGACCCGGACGAGCGCTTCCCGAGCGCCTCCGCCTTGCGCGCGGCCCTCGCCGCCGCGAGCGCGGTCCCGGCGAGGCGCAGCCGCAGGGTGAGCGTCACGCCCACGATCGACCTGTCGCCGAGCTCCCGGACGTCGGCGGTGATCTCCGAGCGCCGCATGGTGAGCCTGCTCTGCTTCGAGTCGCCGCTCGACGGCATCGCGCTCAGGCGCTGGGTCGAGCCGCTCGGCGCGCAGATCGTGCACGCGGCCGCGGGCCGGCACGTGGTCGCCTTCGGCCACGAGGTGGACGAGAACCCGGCCCGGAAGGCGCTCGAGGCGGCGCGGGATCTCGTCGCGCGCGGGGCGTGCGAGCGGGTAGCGGTCGATCTCGCGACGGTCACCGTCAGGACGGGCCCCGATGGCGCGCGGCGCATCGTCGCCCCGCGCATCGCCCGCGAGAACCGCTTCCCCCTGCCCACCGATCCTCCGGGCGTCTCGCTCTCGGACGCGGCGCGGGCCGTGCTCGAGACGACCGGCGTCACGCCCGTCGCGACCGGCCTCGAGGTCGGAGCCGAGGAGCCGACGCCGACCGAGCTGCTCGTCAGCCCGCCGTCTTCCCGGGTGAGCCCGCTGCAGCTCGTGGGCCGGGACGAGCTGGTCGAGGCGCTCGTCGGGGCGGGGCGGCGCGCGGCGGAGGAGCCTTTGCCCACGATCGCGGTGGTGGTGGCCGAGCCGGGGCACGGCAAGAGCGCGCTGCGTCGCTCGATCGCCGCGCGGCTGCGCGAGGCCGTGCCGAGGGGGTTCGTCCTCGACCTCAGCGCGCACGAGCCCGTGGGCGGGGCGCTCGGCCCGAGCTTGCGGGAGCTTCTGCAGCGGGCGCTCGGGTTGCCTGCGGTGCCGCCCGAGGACGGCGGCCGGGCGCTGCTCGAGGCCCTGCTCGGGCGGGAGCGCTACGCCGAGGGGGGCGCGCCGCTGGCGCTCTCGCTCGGGTGGATCGCGCAGGGCGAGGGCGACGCGGACGCGGCCAGGAGCCTCGCGGCGCTCGAGGCGGCGCCGGGCGCGATCCGCACGCTGCTCACGGTGACGGCGGGCGAGGCGCTCCGGCGGCGGGCGTTCGAGGGGCCGCTGCTCGTGATCCTCGACGACGCGCATTTCGCCGACGACGCGACCCTCGAGATCCTCGAGCACGCCGCGCTCGCGGAGGCGGGGGCGCCCCTGTTCGTCTGCGCGCTCGGCCGCCCGTCGTTCGTCGAGGATCGTCCGGCGTTCGGTGCGCGCGCGGGCAACCGCGCCGTTTTTCGCATGGGTCCGCTCGATCCTGCGAGCGCGACGGCCCTGTGCCGCGAGCTTCTGCGCCCGGCGGAGAACGTGCCCGAGTCGGCGCTCGCGCGCATCGTGGCGCGGGCGCAGCACGTCCCGCTGCTCATCGTCGAGCTGGTGCGCGGGCTCAAGGCCGAGGGCATCGTGCGTCAGAATCCCTCGGGGGGCGGTTTTTTCCTGGCGACCGACGAGCTCGATCGCGTGCCGGATCTGCCGCTGATCGAGTGGCTCGCGCACCGCGAGCTCGACGCCCTTTCGCCGTCGGCGCGGGCGCACGCGCGGCTCGTGGCGGTGCTCGGGGCGGAGGTGACGATCGCCGAGATGGATGGCGTCCTGCGCAGGCTCGATCGGTCGGGAGAGGGCGCCGATTTCCCGCTCGACGCGCGCGTGGGCACCGAGCGGCTCGTGGCCGCGGGCGTGCTCTCGCGGCCGCGGGGGGAGCGTTATGGTTTCCGCCACGCGCTCGTGCGCGAGGCGATCGCGCGTTCGGTGCCGGAGGGGCTGCGGCGCGCGGTGCATCTGGCGGCGGTCGAGCATTACCGAGCTTCCGCGCGCCCGGGGGACGAGGGGAGCCTCGCGCAGCTCGCGCACCACGCCGAGCACGCGGGCGAGCACGCGCTGGCGGAGGGCGCCTATCTCGCGCTCGCGGAGGCGTCGCGGGCGCGGCACGACTACCTCGACGCCGAGCGCTTCTACACGCGTGTCCTCGATCAATGGCCGGACGCGGCTCGGCGCGGTCCATCGGCCCTGCGCGGGCGTGGCCTCATGCGTTATCGCATCGGCCGTTATCCCGACGCGCTCGCCGATTTCGCGCTGGCGCGGGAGGCGGCGCGCGCGGGGGGCGACGTGCTCGCGGAGGCGGAGATCCTGCTCGACGAGGCGACGGCGCTCGACTGGCTGGGCAATTACGAGGCCTCGCGCGAGCGCGTGGAGCTTTCGCGGGCATTGCCGCTCGGCGACGCGGTCCCTCCGGCGCTCGAGGCGCGCCTGCTGCTCGGGATGGGGCGCTCCTTGCACCGATTCTGTCGCGAGGAGGAGGCGGCCTCGCTGCTCGAGCGGGCGCTGTCGGTGGCCGAGGGGCTCGGGGAGGAGGCGTACGAGACGCGGGTCATCGCGCTGCTGCTCCTGGGCTTCATTCTCCAGGGGCTCGCGCGGCTGTCGGAGGCGTCGGACGCGCTCGATCGCGTGGTGGCCCTGTGCGAGGCGCACGGCGACCGGCTGCACCTCGCGGGGGCGTTCAACAACCGCGCGCTTTTGCTGGCGCTCGGCGGGGACAAGGAGCGGATGGTGGCCGACTTCGAGCGCGTGCTCGCCCTCGGCCGCGAGCTGGGGCAGGACTCGATCGAGGTGATGGGGCATTACAACCTCGGCGAATACCTGTATTTATGGGACGACCTCGCGGGGGCGAAGCCGCACGTGGAGCGTGCGCTCGCGATCGAGGAGCGCCGGACGGGGGGCGAGCCGCGCGCGGTGATCGAATTGCTCGGGGCGCGCGTGGGCCTGCACGCAGGAGATCTCGAGGCCGCGCGTTCGAGGGCGGCGCAGATTCGCGCGCGCGCGGGCGGCACGCTGCCGGTGCCTGCGGAGGACGTGCTTTGCGCGATGATCGAGCTTTCGACGGAGGAAGGCAGCGCGCAGCAATGGCAGGCGCTCGAGGCGCGCTCGGCCGAGTTTTCGATCGGGCAGGAGCGAATCGAGGTGATCGAAGCGCGCGCGATCGCGGCCTATCGAGCCGGGCGCGCGGAGGAGGCGCGGGGGCACCTGGAGCGCGCGATCGAGGCCGCGAAGACGATCCCCAACGTGATGGGCCCGAGGCTCGCGCGGCGAATGGAGGAGCTGGTGCGGGAAGGGGCGGGGTGGGGTTAG
- a CDS encoding FIST signal transduction protein: MSVRTAHSMQQGADDAALELRRALSPSEPVLVLYFAGGARDHAALAFAMRLAFPGALVVGCSTAGEIEGGAMLQGSVVAIGLGDDVVRDAHAAVLKDLSTRPDLRDAVEPLEAHFGRPLAKLDPARYCGVLLVDGLSGAEERVIDRLGDLTDVVIVGGSAGDDLAFQRTFVAAEGEVHSDAAVLLVIEPAAGFRVLKTQSFRPLGRTLRVTRADEETRTVHAFDGRPAAVAYAEAIGTTASDLPAHFMRHPLGLMVGEEPFVRSPQQIKGESVVFYCNVREGMELMVLEATDVVEDTRKALEAARTELGGLSALIDFDCVLRALEIDSTGKREAYGGLFAGLAAAGFHTYGELFLGHVNQTSTMLLLR; encoded by the coding sequence TTGAGCGTTCGGACTGCCCATTCCATGCAGCAGGGGGCCGACGACGCCGCCCTCGAGCTGCGCCGCGCCCTGTCGCCGTCGGAGCCCGTGCTCGTCCTGTACTTCGCCGGCGGCGCGCGCGATCACGCCGCGCTCGCCTTCGCCATGCGGCTCGCCTTCCCGGGCGCGCTCGTCGTCGGCTGCTCGACGGCAGGCGAGATCGAGGGCGGCGCGATGCTCCAGGGCTCGGTCGTCGCCATCGGCCTCGGCGACGACGTCGTGCGCGACGCGCACGCGGCCGTCTTGAAGGACCTGAGCACGCGGCCCGACCTGAGAGACGCGGTCGAGCCGCTCGAGGCGCACTTCGGCCGCCCCCTCGCGAAGCTCGATCCGGCGCGCTACTGCGGCGTGCTCCTCGTCGACGGCCTCTCGGGCGCCGAGGAGCGCGTGATCGATCGCCTCGGCGATCTCACGGACGTCGTGATCGTCGGCGGCTCCGCGGGCGACGACCTCGCCTTCCAGCGCACGTTCGTCGCGGCAGAGGGCGAGGTGCACTCCGACGCGGCGGTGCTCCTCGTGATCGAGCCCGCGGCGGGCTTTCGGGTGCTCAAGACGCAGAGCTTCCGGCCGCTCGGGCGCACGCTGCGCGTCACGCGGGCCGACGAGGAGACGCGCACCGTGCACGCCTTCGACGGCCGCCCCGCGGCCGTTGCCTACGCCGAGGCGATCGGCACGACGGCGAGCGATCTGCCCGCGCACTTCATGCGCCACCCCCTCGGCCTGATGGTGGGCGAAGAGCCGTTCGTCCGCAGCCCGCAGCAGATCAAGGGCGAGAGCGTGGTCTTTTATTGCAACGTGCGCGAGGGCATGGAGCTGATGGTCCTCGAGGCGACCGACGTCGTCGAGGACACGCGCAAGGCGCTCGAGGCTGCGCGCACCGAGCTCGGGGGCCTGTCCGCGCTGATCGATTTCGACTGCGTGCTACGCGCGCTCGAAATCGACAGCACGGGCAAGCGCGAGGCGTACGGAGGTCTCTTCGCGGGCCTCGCCGCCGCCGGATTCCACACCTACGGCGAGCTCTTCCTCGGACACGTCAATCAGACGAGCACGATGCTGCTCCTGCGCTGA
- a CDS encoding serine/threonine-protein kinase yields the protein MSDATTLDRPGGSSEFRVPLELAAGTVVGDWVIEDIEAAGGHGSVYRARHPGNGSLVAIKVLHPALLSLPRMAERFVREVEVILRLRHPNIVEVKELGTLQGGTPYYAMEYVKGTTLRELIRERGRVSPAEALEMIEPVCAALETAHAAGIVHRDVKPGNIMVGEGEPRTAIKLLDFGIAKLMAPEAGSTGLTSIGQRLGTPAIMAPEQILGGRIDARTDIYALGALLYSLLTGRPPFESMVPGDLVQQHLEAPPPRPSQRAPLSAALDAVVLRCLEKRPEKRFDTVRAFLEALREAVHTSESVPSSEVERRAVGILVDVRVREDADGDDEELASEVVQIIERAEECMRSGGFLLATATSSQLLGLRLLSDDCGYARGERRAAVEFALTLNAALRRDAVPGAPIHVNVAVHVGPVNVRVAAEPEITSGAIARTDTWAPARDVDGLCATPAAVEGLSALTLEPGPDGLCIVRRQGARKISVPSYTVISGDESSPRG from the coding sequence ATGTCAGATGCGACGACGCTCGACCGCCCGGGCGGCAGCAGCGAATTCAGGGTGCCCTTGGAGCTCGCCGCGGGGACCGTGGTCGGCGATTGGGTGATCGAGGATATCGAGGCGGCGGGTGGGCACGGCTCGGTTTACCGCGCGAGGCACCCCGGAAACGGCTCGCTCGTCGCGATCAAGGTGCTGCACCCGGCGCTGCTCTCCTTGCCGCGCATGGCAGAGCGCTTCGTGCGCGAGGTGGAGGTGATCCTGCGCCTGCGGCACCCGAACATCGTCGAGGTGAAAGAGCTGGGCACGCTGCAGGGCGGCACGCCCTACTACGCGATGGAGTACGTGAAGGGCACGACCCTGCGCGAGCTCATCCGCGAGCGGGGGCGGGTCTCGCCGGCCGAGGCGCTCGAGATGATCGAGCCCGTGTGCGCGGCCCTCGAGACGGCGCACGCCGCGGGGATCGTGCACCGCGACGTGAAGCCCGGCAACATCATGGTCGGCGAGGGCGAGCCGCGGACGGCGATCAAATTGCTCGATTTCGGGATCGCGAAGCTCATGGCCCCGGAGGCGGGGAGCACGGGGCTCACGTCGATCGGCCAGCGCCTCGGCACGCCCGCGATCATGGCGCCCGAGCAGATCCTCGGCGGGCGCATCGACGCGCGCACGGACATCTACGCCCTCGGCGCGCTGCTCTACAGCCTGCTCACCGGGCGCCCGCCCTTCGAGTCGATGGTTCCGGGAGACCTCGTGCAGCAGCACCTCGAGGCCCCGCCGCCGCGCCCGAGCCAGCGCGCGCCGCTCTCGGCCGCGCTCGACGCGGTGGTCCTCCGCTGCCTCGAGAAGCGACCGGAGAAGCGGTTCGACACGGTGCGCGCCTTCCTCGAGGCGCTGCGCGAGGCGGTGCACACGTCCGAGTCCGTGCCCTCGTCGGAGGTCGAGCGCCGCGCGGTGGGCATCCTCGTCGACGTGCGCGTGCGCGAGGACGCCGACGGCGACGACGAGGAGCTCGCGTCCGAGGTCGTGCAGATCATCGAGCGCGCCGAGGAGTGCATGCGCAGCGGAGGGTTTCTCCTGGCCACCGCCACGAGCTCGCAGCTCCTCGGCCTGCGCCTCCTCAGCGACGATTGCGGTTATGCGCGGGGCGAGCGGCGCGCGGCGGTCGAATTCGCGCTCACCCTGAACGCGGCCCTGCGCCGCGACGCGGTGCCTGGCGCGCCCATCCACGTGAACGTGGCCGTGCACGTCGGCCCCGTGAACGTGCGCGTGGCGGCCGAGCCGGAGATCACCTCGGGCGCCATCGCGCGCACCGATACCTGGGCGCCGGCGCGAGACGTCGACGGCCTCTGCGCGACGCCGGCCGCCGTCGAGGGCCTCTCCGCGCTCACCCTCGAGCCGGGCCCGGACGGCCTTTGCATCGTGCGCCGCCAGGGCGCGCGAAAGATATCGGTGCCGTCGTATACGGTGATATCGGGCGACGAGTCGTCGCCTCGGGGCTGA
- a CDS encoding aldehyde dehydrogenase family protein, producing the protein MGQVVMDRGAGGNAGGGTSANGHGATRIKSYAPATGELIGEAPNMSAEDVRRAMERARRAQEAWGALPVEERCERVLRFRDAFVERADELIDLLVRECGKPRHEALLHEVLVAADLATFFAKAAPRVLAPHELKLHLLKHRRSFIHYKPRGVVAVISPWNYPFQLPMRDAISALIAGNAVIIKPSEVTPLIALKAKEIWDGAGLPEDLLQICTGFGPTGAALIDAHPDFVVFTGGTATGRRVAAACGERLIPCVMELGGKAPLIACADADVERTARAVVFGGFSNAGQVCISVERVYAHREVHDKLLERVVELTRELRQGDPSKEFVDVGAIIFPQQIDIAEKHIADAVGKGAELRTGGKRKEGAGQFFEPTVLAGCNHQMTVMTDEIFGPIVPFMRVSTEEEAVRLANDSQLGLNAYVFSADRDHARRLAERVEAGSVLVNDVLSNGGTPDAPFGGIKLSGFGRAMGEEGLRDMCNVKHISVDRIASQKDPLWYPYTEGSYTWFRRGLRALFSGGGIVQRISEML; encoded by the coding sequence ATGGGCCAGGTGGTGATGGACCGAGGTGCAGGGGGAAACGCGGGGGGCGGGACCAGCGCCAATGGACACGGTGCGACGCGCATCAAGAGCTATGCGCCCGCGACCGGCGAGCTGATCGGCGAAGCGCCGAACATGTCCGCGGAAGACGTGCGCCGCGCGATGGAGCGAGCGCGCCGAGCCCAGGAGGCCTGGGGCGCGCTGCCCGTCGAGGAGCGCTGCGAGCGCGTGCTGCGCTTCCGCGACGCGTTCGTCGAGCGCGCCGACGAGCTCATCGATCTGCTCGTGCGCGAGTGCGGCAAGCCGAGGCACGAGGCCCTGCTCCACGAGGTGCTCGTCGCGGCCGACCTCGCCACCTTCTTCGCCAAGGCCGCCCCGCGCGTGCTCGCGCCGCACGAGCTGAAGCTCCACCTGCTCAAGCACCGGCGCAGCTTCATCCACTACAAGCCCCGCGGCGTCGTCGCCGTGATCTCGCCCTGGAACTACCCGTTCCAGCTCCCCATGCGCGACGCAATCAGCGCGCTCATCGCGGGCAACGCGGTCATCATCAAGCCGAGCGAGGTGACGCCCCTCATCGCCCTCAAGGCGAAGGAGATCTGGGACGGCGCGGGTTTGCCCGAGGATCTGCTCCAGATCTGCACCGGCTTCGGGCCCACGGGCGCCGCGCTCATCGACGCGCACCCCGACTTCGTCGTGTTCACGGGCGGCACCGCCACGGGCCGCAGGGTCGCGGCCGCGTGCGGCGAGCGGCTCATCCCGTGCGTGATGGAGCTCGGCGGCAAGGCCCCGCTCATCGCCTGCGCCGACGCCGACGTCGAGCGCACCGCGCGCGCCGTGGTCTTCGGCGGCTTCAGCAACGCGGGCCAGGTCTGCATCTCCGTCGAGCGCGTCTACGCCCACCGAGAGGTCCACGACAAACTCCTCGAGCGCGTCGTCGAGCTGACGCGCGAGCTGCGCCAGGGCGACCCGAGCAAGGAGTTCGTCGACGTCGGCGCGATCATCTTCCCGCAGCAGATCGACATCGCCGAGAAGCACATCGCGGACGCCGTCGGAAAGGGCGCCGAGCTGCGCACGGGCGGCAAGCGCAAGGAGGGCGCGGGTCAGTTCTTCGAGCCCACCGTCCTCGCCGGCTGCAACCACCAGATGACCGTGATGACCGACGAGATCTTCGGGCCGATCGTGCCCTTCATGCGCGTGTCGACCGAGGAAGAGGCCGTGCGCCTCGCCAACGACTCTCAGCTCGGCCTGAACGCCTACGTCTTCTCGGCCGATCGCGACCACGCCCGCCGCCTCGCCGAGCGCGTCGAGGCCGGCAGCGTGCTGGTCAACGACGTCCTGTCGAACGGCGGCACGCCCGACGCTCCCTTCGGCGGCATCAAGCTCTCCGGGTTTGGCCGCGCCATGGGCGAGGAGGGCCTGCGCGACATGTGCAATGTCAAGCACATCAGTGTGGATCGGATCGCTTCGCAGAAGGATCCGCTCTGGTATCCGTACACCGAGGGTAGCTACACGTGGTTCCGCCGCGGCCTGCGGGCGCTTTTCTCGGGCGGCGGAATCGTCCAGCGCATCAGCGAGATGCTCTAG
- a CDS encoding serine/threonine-protein kinase, with amino-acid sequence MKACPQCSLRYPSESAFCFIDGATLVTLRDPWLGLTVAGRYVLEQLIGIGGMASVYRARFKLADRLCAVKLLNPQLASDTTTRERFRREAKHAQRLAHPNIIEIFDHGDTEDGTPFLVMELLEGENLSDVIAQGPVSLARTLHIAIQMTRALGRAHDFEVVHRDLKPENVFLMNGDRVKLLDFGIARCAQDVRLTNAGEVFGTPEYMAPERATSSDAGPPADLYALGVILYEMLTQRLPFDAPTPAGILNKHLSDPPPRLSELLPSAPPALEQLILDLLAKSPEGRPVDAHRVHAVLCEIAKSAQIPIPPELDLPAEPPARPAFPGALHRWSRRIELFERMLGKGFGAAPPADLARMIDTMKSHVRELGELRTRGLEEQRALDVIHREWKEGRFQQGKAMDRLTVDISKTREEARATRAGTAPLAAAARSFVPKVKTAHRDVLFWEGRSGFIEPYRELAEAYREMADLVDLWADARHAELEVEAASLEKERLVAEVDQQIRELRHSLAVADRAMEDRKARHFSALAEVGRRADQLENDLVALASQLCGPLRSRADLSPLFAELARDAAPPAPPA; translated from the coding sequence ATGAAAGCCTGTCCCCAGTGCAGCCTCCGCTACCCGAGCGAGAGCGCCTTCTGCTTCATCGACGGCGCGACGCTCGTCACGCTGCGGGATCCCTGGCTCGGCCTCACGGTCGCCGGCCGCTACGTGCTCGAGCAGCTCATCGGCATCGGCGGCATGGCGTCGGTGTACCGAGCCCGCTTCAAGCTCGCCGACCGGCTCTGCGCCGTGAAGCTCTTGAACCCCCAGCTCGCCTCCGACACCACCACGCGCGAGCGCTTCCGCCGCGAGGCCAAGCACGCCCAGCGCCTCGCGCACCCCAACATCATCGAGATCTTCGATCATGGCGACACCGAGGACGGCACCCCCTTCCTCGTCATGGAGCTGCTCGAAGGCGAGAACCTCTCCGACGTCATCGCCCAGGGCCCCGTGTCGCTCGCGCGCACCCTGCACATCGCCATCCAGATGACCCGCGCCCTCGGCCGCGCCCACGACTTCGAGGTCGTGCACCGCGATCTGAAGCCCGAGAACGTGTTCTTGATGAACGGCGACAGGGTCAAGCTGCTCGACTTCGGCATCGCTCGCTGCGCGCAGGACGTGCGCTTGACCAACGCCGGCGAGGTCTTCGGCACCCCCGAGTACATGGCCCCCGAGCGCGCCACCTCCTCGGACGCAGGCCCGCCCGCCGATCTCTACGCGCTCGGCGTGATCCTCTACGAGATGCTCACGCAGCGGCTGCCCTTCGACGCGCCGACGCCCGCGGGCATCCTGAACAAGCACCTGTCCGATCCGCCGCCGCGCCTGTCGGAGCTTCTGCCGAGCGCGCCGCCGGCGCTCGAGCAGCTCATCCTCGACCTGCTCGCCAAGAGCCCCGAGGGCCGCCCCGTCGACGCGCACCGCGTCCACGCCGTGCTCTGCGAGATCGCGAAGAGCGCGCAGATCCCCATCCCGCCCGAGCTCGATCTGCCCGCCGAGCCGCCCGCGCGCCCCGCCTTCCCCGGCGCGCTGCACCGCTGGTCGCGCCGCATCGAGCTGTTCGAGCGCATGCTCGGCAAGGGCTTCGGCGCAGCTCCCCCGGCCGATCTGGCGCGCATGATCGACACGATGAAGTCGCACGTGCGAGAGCTCGGCGAGCTGCGCACGCGCGGCCTCGAGGAGCAGCGCGCGCTCGACGTCATCCATCGCGAATGGAAGGAGGGCCGGTTCCAGCAGGGCAAGGCGATGGACCGGCTCACCGTCGACATCTCGAAGACCCGCGAGGAGGCGCGCGCGACCCGCGCAGGCACGGCCCCGCTCGCCGCCGCCGCTCGCTCGTTCGTGCCCAAGGTCAAGACCGCGCACCGCGACGTGCTCTTCTGGGAGGGCCGCAGCGGCTTCATCGAGCCCTACCGCGAGCTCGCCGAGGCCTACCGCGAGATGGCCGATCTCGTCGACCTGTGGGCCGACGCGCGTCACGCCGAGCTCGAGGTCGAGGCCGCGTCGCTCGAGAAAGAGCGCCTCGTCGCCGAGGTCGATCAGCAGATCCGGGAGCTGCGCCACAGCCTCGCGGTCGCGGACCGCGCGATGGAGGATCGCAAGGCGAGACATTTTTCCGCTCTGGCCGAGGTGGGCCGGCGCGCCGATCAGCTCGAGAACGATCTCGTCGCGCTCGCAAGCCAGCTCTGCGGGCCGCTTCGCAGCCGCGCCGATCTGAGCCCGCTCTTCGCCGAGCTCGCTCGTGACGCAGCGCCTCCTGCGCCGCCCGCGTGA